A genomic region of Lysinibacillus sp. 2017 contains the following coding sequences:
- a CDS encoding Xaa-Pro peptidase family protein: protein MSKLHELQNYLRENSLDAAFITTPDNVFYFSGFESDPHERLLGVMVFKEAEPFLICPKMEMPDAVAAGWKYEVVGHEDTQNAWDVVAKTVAARHLDFNSLAIEKSHLTVERYEAIQERYAELKFAGIDELVNALRIRKGEEELVKLRKAAELADYAIQVGCDAIAEGKTEMEILNEIESAIKAKGYAMSFDTMVLAGEKAASPHGTPGDRKVQKGDLILFDLGVIYDGYCSDITRTVAFGQPGEEQMAIYNAVRKANEDAIAGVKPGVRAMDLDKIARDVITEAGYGEYFTHRLGHGLGISVHEFPSINGSNEITLNPGTVFTIEPGIYKTNVAGVRIEDDVVVTNDGVEVLTKFTKELVIL, encoded by the coding sequence GTGTCAAAATTACATGAACTACAAAACTATTTACGTGAAAACAGCTTAGATGCTGCATTCATTACAACACCTGATAACGTATTTTATTTTTCTGGCTTTGAAAGTGATCCACATGAACGATTATTAGGGGTTATGGTATTCAAAGAAGCTGAGCCATTTTTAATTTGTCCAAAAATGGAGATGCCAGATGCTGTTGCAGCAGGTTGGAAATATGAAGTAGTTGGACATGAAGATACTCAAAACGCGTGGGATGTTGTCGCAAAAACAGTTGCAGCCCGTCACCTTGACTTCAATTCACTAGCAATTGAAAAATCACACTTAACAGTAGAGCGTTATGAAGCGATTCAAGAGCGCTATGCTGAATTGAAATTTGCTGGTATTGATGAATTAGTAAACGCACTACGTATTCGCAAAGGTGAAGAAGAACTTGTGAAATTACGTAAAGCTGCCGAATTAGCAGATTATGCAATTCAAGTTGGTTGCGATGCCATTGCTGAAGGCAAAACAGAGATGGAAATTTTAAACGAAATTGAATCTGCAATCAAAGCAAAAGGCTATGCAATGAGCTTTGATACAATGGTATTAGCAGGCGAAAAAGCAGCTTCTCCACACGGTACACCAGGAGATCGTAAAGTTCAAAAAGGCGATTTAATCTTATTCGACTTAGGTGTTATTTATGATGGGTACTGCTCAGACATCACTCGTACTGTAGCATTTGGTCAGCCTGGCGAAGAACAAATGGCTATTTACAATGCTGTTCGTAAAGCAAATGAAGATGCGATTGCAGGTGTTAAACCAGGTGTACGTGCTATGGACTTAGATAAAATCGCGCGTGACGTTATTACTGAAGCAGGATACGGCGAATACTTCACACACCGTCTTGGCCACGGCCTTGGTATTTCAGTTCACGAGTTCCCTTCAATTAATGGATCAAATGAGATTACATTAAATCCAGGTACAGTCTTTACAATTGAACCTGGTATTTATAAAACAAATGTCGCAGGTGTTCGTATTGAAGATGATGTTGTCGTTACAAACGACGGTGTTGAAGTATTAACGAAGTTCACAAAAGAATTAGTAATTCTTTAA
- a CDS encoding class I SAM-dependent methyltransferase produces MEKFEQIFSFINNRAEEQIKAQEIDYLEALLQVLEDTLDGKFEWHVEGATKEDMRKAIQIAILKGMRKSSQPNHQMTPDTLGLLVSHFVEQCFEKEFTEGSITVADLALGTGNLLYTVMNALDGKVHATGVEVDDLLIRLAAATGDLIEQPVTLYRQDALEKLLIDPVDAVICDLPVGFYPNEEVALDYEVCTAEGLSYAHHLFIEQSMNYTKEGGYGFFLIPANLFETEQAKQLHKFIKEHAWIQAVIQLPENLFSARAHEKSILILQKQSAALKAPREVLLAKVPNMSNRQALAMFFEKVRMWKEGK; encoded by the coding sequence ATGGAAAAGTTTGAACAAATTTTTAGTTTTATTAACAATCGTGCGGAAGAACAAATTAAAGCACAAGAGATTGATTATTTAGAGGCGCTATTACAAGTATTAGAAGATACGCTTGATGGTAAATTTGAATGGCATGTAGAAGGCGCAACAAAAGAGGATATGCGCAAAGCTATTCAAATTGCGATTTTAAAAGGTATGCGTAAAAGTTCACAGCCAAATCACCAAATGACACCAGATACACTAGGCTTATTAGTAAGTCACTTTGTAGAGCAATGTTTTGAAAAAGAATTTACAGAAGGCTCCATTACAGTTGCTGACCTGGCATTAGGTACGGGGAATTTACTTTACACGGTGATGAATGCACTTGATGGAAAAGTGCATGCAACTGGTGTGGAAGTTGATGATTTATTAATTCGTTTAGCAGCGGCAACAGGCGATTTAATCGAGCAACCAGTGACATTATACCGTCAAGATGCACTAGAAAAATTATTAATCGACCCAGTTGATGCAGTTATTTGTGATTTACCAGTTGGCTTTTATCCAAATGAAGAAGTAGCACTAGACTATGAAGTTTGTACAGCTGAAGGATTGAGCTATGCACATCATCTATTTATCGAACAGTCGATGAATTATACAAAAGAAGGCGGCTACGGATTTTTCTTAATTCCAGCGAATTTGTTTGAAACTGAGCAAGCAAAACAACTGCATAAATTTATTAAGGAACATGCCTGGATTCAAGCGGTTATTCAGCTTCCTGAAAATCTATTTTCTGCACGTGCCCATGAGAAAAGTATTTTAATACTTCAAAAACAGAGTGCAGCTTTAAAGGCACCACGTGAAGTATTACTTGCGAAAGTACCGAATATGTCGAACCGCCAAGCACTTGCTATGTTCTTTGAAAAAGTGCGTATGTGGAAAGAAGGAAAATAA
- a CDS encoding universal stress protein, which produces MANHYKSIVVAVDGSKEAEFAFRKSIDVAKRNEGATINLVNVIDTRSFAAIEAYDRSIAERAQQHSEELLNGYKKQAEEAGVANVNLVIEYGSPKNIITKELSNVVEADLIICGATGLNAVERFLIGSVSEAIVRTAKCDVLVIRTPE; this is translated from the coding sequence ATGGCAAATCATTATAAAAGTATTGTAGTAGCAGTAGACGGTTCTAAAGAAGCAGAATTCGCATTCCGTAAATCAATCGATGTTGCAAAACGTAATGAAGGTGCAACTATCAATCTTGTAAACGTAATCGATACGCGTTCATTTGCAGCAATCGAAGCTTACGACCGTTCAATCGCTGAACGTGCTCAACAACATTCAGAAGAATTATTAAACGGTTACAAAAAACAAGCTGAAGAAGCTGGCGTTGCAAACGTAAATTTAGTAATCGAATATGGTTCGCCAAAAAATATTATTACGAAAGAACTTTCAAATGTTGTAGAAGCAGACTTAATCATCTGTGGCGCTACAGGTTTAAACGCAGTTGAACGTTTCTTAATCGGTTCTGTATCAGAAGCAATCGTACGTACTGCTAAATGTGACGTATTAGTTATTCGTACTCCAGAGTGA
- a CDS encoding 5,10-methylene tetrahydromethanopterin reductase, translating to MKDRTIFSIIILLSTLMVNNFASEHQIQAATPSVALSNDRFLLDAPNIHATNFIAMNKLVASRIPSFSKAETSIRPNWSNLFVDTSISKITVSTKTKETPVVTKGLLPQANHNYTYFPSFEGEEQKTYVASVNPYVSNAIDLFENEWTGYTYIESENSFNFGVGYSDVFFFSLSYPMKEKTTTIDTDYGFESNNKIEVKVNSTSTTLTTEAGTFENVVVLNYPNGSTLYLAKGYGIIRITDFEGNITTELIAVK from the coding sequence ATGAAAGATCGGACAATTTTCTCAATCATTATTTTATTATCTACACTCATGGTTAATAACTTTGCGAGCGAACACCAGATTCAAGCGGCAACACCATCTGTTGCATTATCTAATGATCGATTTTTACTTGATGCACCGAATATTCACGCGACAAATTTCATTGCAATGAATAAATTAGTAGCAAGTCGTATTCCATCGTTCTCAAAAGCTGAAACTTCCATTCGTCCAAATTGGAGTAATCTTTTTGTAGATACCTCAATTTCAAAAATAACTGTATCAACAAAAACAAAAGAAACTCCTGTCGTAACAAAGGGACTTTTACCACAAGCAAATCATAATTACACATATTTCCCTTCATTTGAAGGTGAGGAACAGAAAACGTATGTTGCTTCGGTCAATCCTTATGTTTCAAATGCAATTGATTTATTTGAAAACGAATGGACTGGATATACGTATATCGAATCTGAAAACAGCTTTAATTTCGGTGTCGGATACTCTGATGTATTTTTCTTTTCACTAAGTTATCCAATGAAAGAAAAGACAACAACGATCGATACTGACTACGGCTTTGAGTCAAATAACAAAATCGAAGTAAAGGTTAACAGTACTTCAACTACTTTAACGACAGAAGCTGGGACATTTGAAAACGTTGTCGTCTTAAACTATCCGAATGGCTCAACCCTTTATTTAGCTAAAGGGTACGGCATCATACGGATTACAGACTTTGAAGGAAACATTACAACAGAGCTCATTGCAGTGAAATAA
- the ald gene encoding alanine dehydrogenase — MKIGVPKEIKNNENRVAMTPAGVLSLIANKHEVYIETGAGLGSAFTDNDYMMAGAQIVETAAEAWNAEMVMKVKEPVTSEYGYFHEGLILFTYLHLAPEPALTKALIENRVTGIAYETVQLPNRSLPLLTPMSEVAGKMATQIGAHYLEKLPGGKGILLGGVSGVPRGKVAVIGGGIAGTNAAKVAVGMGADVTIIDLSPERLRQLEDIFGRDVQTLISNPYNIADTVRTADLVIGSVLIPGAKAPKLVTEEMIQAMSPGSVVVDIAIDQGGCFETSEKVTTHDNPTFVKHGVVHYTVANMPGAVPRTSTMALTNNTVPYALQIANKGFLRACLENPALKLGVNTLDGHVVYEAVADAQGLPYVVVDDVLGVLSGSSN; from the coding sequence TTGAAAATTGGGGTACCGAAAGAAATAAAAAATAATGAAAATCGTGTCGCGATGACGCCAGCTGGAGTATTATCATTAATCGCAAATAAACATGAAGTCTATATTGAGACTGGCGCAGGTTTAGGTTCAGCATTTACAGATAATGATTATATGATGGCAGGTGCACAAATTGTAGAAACTGCTGCAGAAGCATGGAATGCTGAGATGGTCATGAAAGTAAAGGAGCCAGTTACAAGTGAATACGGGTATTTCCATGAAGGTTTAATCTTATTTACATATTTACATTTAGCTCCAGAGCCAGCATTAACAAAGGCTTTAATTGAAAATCGCGTGACTGGTATTGCGTATGAAACAGTTCAATTACCGAATCGTTCATTACCTTTATTAACTCCGATGAGTGAAGTTGCAGGGAAAATGGCTACACAAATTGGCGCACATTATTTAGAAAAATTACCAGGTGGTAAAGGAATTTTACTAGGTGGAGTATCGGGTGTACCTCGTGGTAAAGTTGCAGTTATCGGTGGCGGTATTGCAGGAACAAATGCTGCAAAAGTGGCCGTTGGTATGGGGGCAGATGTAACGATCATTGACTTAAGTCCAGAACGTTTACGTCAATTAGAAGATATTTTTGGACGTGATGTACAAACATTAATTTCAAATCCATATAATATTGCAGATACAGTGCGCACAGCAGATTTAGTTATAGGTTCGGTGTTAATTCCTGGCGCGAAGGCACCGAAACTTGTAACGGAAGAAATGATCCAAGCGATGTCTCCTGGTTCAGTTGTTGTTGATATCGCAATCGACCAAGGTGGTTGCTTCGAAACGTCTGAAAAAGTAACAACGCATGATAACCCGACGTTTGTTAAACATGGTGTAGTTCACTATACAGTAGCAAATATGCCAGGGGCCGTACCGCGTACATCGACAATGGCATTAACAAACAATACAGTGCCGTATGCATTACAAATTGCGAACAAAGGTTTCTTAAGAGCATGTTTAGAAAACCCAGCATTAAAATTAGGTGTCAATACATTAGATGGTCATGTTGTGTACGAAGCAGTCGCAGATGCACAAGGTTTACCATACGTAGTAGTTGATGATGTATTAGGAGTTTTATCAGGTTCAAGTAATTAA